In Sulfitobacter sp. W027, a single window of DNA contains:
- the doeA gene encoding ectoine hydrolase DoeA (DoeA (degradation of ectoine A) is also called EutD (ectoine utilization D).), whose protein sequence is MTTYEANFTNSEYQRRVDRTRKTMAARNMDAIVVSDPSNMSWLSGYDGWSFYVYQAVILTHEGEPVWWGRGMDALGARRTVFMEDDCIRGYDDSYVQNPEKHPMEDLSGLLTEMGLEKARIGVEMDNYYYSARAHDTLKSKLPKATFMDATALVNWERAVKSEREIEYMERAARIVEEMHVRILEVAVPGMRKNDLVAEIYATGIRGAHGFWGDYPAIVPMAPSGMDATAPHLTWDDRPMQPNEATFFEIAGAHRRYQCPQSRTLFFGDVPQKYRDAEQAVLDAIDAGLEQAKPGNKAEDIANAFNKTLNKAGFEKDSRCGYAIGISYPPDWGERTISFRRGDTTILEPNMTFHFMPALWLDDGGLEITEPIRITETGHECFCTTPRKLFVSA, encoded by the coding sequence ATGACCACGTATGAGGCGAATTTTACCAACAGCGAGTACCAGCGCCGGGTTGACCGAACGCGCAAGACTATGGCCGCGCGCAACATGGATGCGATTGTGGTCAGCGACCCGTCCAACATGTCGTGGCTCTCGGGCTACGACGGTTGGTCCTTCTACGTCTACCAAGCGGTGATCCTGACCCATGAGGGCGAGCCGGTTTGGTGGGGCCGCGGCATGGACGCGCTTGGGGCGCGGCGCACGGTATTCATGGAGGACGACTGCATCCGCGGCTATGACGACAGCTATGTCCAAAACCCCGAGAAACACCCGATGGAAGACCTCTCAGGCCTTTTGACAGAGATGGGTTTGGAAAAGGCGCGCATCGGCGTCGAGATGGACAACTACTATTACTCCGCCCGCGCCCATGACACGCTGAAGTCCAAGCTGCCCAAGGCGACCTTTATGGATGCCACCGCACTGGTGAACTGGGAACGCGCCGTGAAATCCGAGCGCGAGATCGAATATATGGAACGCGCCGCCCGCATCGTAGAGGAAATGCACGTCCGCATCCTCGAGGTCGCCGTGCCGGGCATGCGCAAGAACGATCTCGTGGCCGAAATCTACGCCACCGGCATCCGCGGCGCGCATGGCTTCTGGGGCGATTACCCGGCAATTGTGCCGATGGCCCCTTCGGGCATGGACGCCACCGCCCCCCACCTGACATGGGACGACCGGCCGATGCAGCCCAATGAGGCGACGTTTTTCGAGATCGCCGGCGCGCACCGCCGCTACCAATGCCCACAGTCGCGCACACTCTTTTTCGGGGATGTGCCGCAGAAATACCGAGACGCCGAACAGGCGGTGCTAGATGCCATCGACGCCGGGCTCGAACAGGCAAAACCCGGCAACAAAGCCGAGGATATCGCCAACGCTTTTAACAAAACGCTCAACAAGGCCGGGTTTGAGAAAGACAGCCGCTGCGGCTACGCCATTGGCATCAGCTACCCGCCCGACTGGGGCGAGCGCACAATCTCTTTCCGGCGGGGTGATACGACGATCCTTGAGCCGAACATGACCTTCCATTTCATGCCCGCGCTCTGGCTTGACGACGGCGGGCTTGAGATTACCGAGCCCATTCGCATTACCGAGACCGGCCATGAATGTTTCTGCACCACACCGCGAAAGTTGTTTGTTTCCGCATGA
- the doeB gene encoding N(2)-acetyl-L-2,4-diaminobutanoate deacetylase DoeB: MTSNPITPTIPLDKPGAHHGFLRLPYSRDDSAWGSVMVPITVIHGGDGPTALLTGGNHGDEYEGPIALQELAATLDPAQVTGRVIILPMMNQPAFAAGRRCSPIDGGNMNRSFPGSPGGTVTQKIAHYIATELVPLADIVLDYHSGGRTLDFLPFAAAHILPDKKQEAACMAAMEAFNAPYSMKMLEIDNRGMFDTEVEEQGKVFVTTELGGAGTSTAKSVAVARKGARNLLIHAGILAGEPEMAETVMLDMPDGRCFTFSETNALLEPLVDLGDEVTEGQPIARLWPSDRSGQPAITAHAQLSGILTARHVPGLVKMGDCIGVVAQVV; the protein is encoded by the coding sequence ATGACCAGCAATCCCATCACCCCGACCATCCCGCTCGACAAACCCGGCGCGCATCACGGTTTCCTGCGCCTGCCCTACAGCCGCGATGATAGCGCCTGGGGCTCTGTCATGGTGCCGATCACTGTCATCCATGGCGGCGACGGCCCCACGGCGCTGCTGACAGGCGGCAACCACGGCGATGAATACGAAGGCCCGATTGCGTTGCAGGAACTGGCGGCAACGCTGGATCCGGCGCAGGTCACGGGCCGCGTCATCATCCTGCCGATGATGAACCAACCCGCCTTTGCCGCTGGCCGCCGCTGTTCGCCCATCGATGGCGGCAATATGAACCGCAGCTTTCCGGGCAGCCCCGGCGGCACGGTGACCCAGAAGATCGCGCATTACATCGCGACCGAACTGGTGCCGCTGGCCGATATCGTGCTGGATTACCACTCCGGCGGGCGCACGCTGGATTTCCTGCCCTTCGCCGCCGCGCATATCCTGCCCGACAAGAAACAGGAGGCCGCCTGCATGGCCGCGATGGAGGCGTTCAACGCGCCCTATTCCATGAAGATGCTAGAGATCGACAACCGCGGCATGTTCGACACGGAAGTGGAGGAACAGGGCAAGGTCTTCGTCACCACCGAACTCGGCGGCGCGGGTACGTCGACGGCCAAGAGCGTCGCCGTGGCCCGCAAAGGCGCGCGCAATCTGTTGATCCATGCTGGAATTCTAGCTGGCGAGCCCGAGATGGCAGAGACCGTGATGCTCGACATGCCCGATGGGCGCTGCTTCACCTTCAGCGAGACCAACGCCCTGTTGGAGCCGCTGGTCGATCTGGGGGATGAAGTGACCGAGGGCCAACCCATCGCCAGGCTCTGGCCCAGCGACCGCAGCGGTCAGCCCGCAATCACCGCCCATGCGCAGCTGAGCGGCATCCTGACCGCCCGGCATGTGCCGGGGCTGGTCAAGATGGGCGATTGCATCGGTGTGGTGGCGCAGGTGGTCTGA
- a CDS encoding ABC transporter permease subunit, with product MLKYVLSRLATFIPTFIGVTLISFAFIRVLPGDPIVVMAGERGISEERYLELQQQFGFDRPIYVQFWDYFTGVLQGDLGNSFVTKRPVWDEFFSLFPATLELSVCAMIFAVALGLPAGVIAAVNRGKFFDRALMSTALVGYSMPIFWWALLLIIVFSGNLGWTPVSGRIDLLYYFPDATGFMLIDSIASGQKGAFVSAVRHLLLPTIVLGTIPLAVIARQTRSAMLEVLGEDYIRTARAKGMSPGRINGIHALRNALIPVITVIGLSVGTLLAGAILTETIFSWPGIGKWMVDSIFRRDYPVVQGGLLLIAVMVMVVNLTVDMLYGIINPKIRKR from the coding sequence GTGCTGAAATATGTCTTGTCGCGCCTTGCGACCTTCATCCCGACCTTTATCGGCGTCACGCTGATTTCATTCGCTTTCATCCGCGTGCTGCCCGGCGACCCTATCGTCGTCATGGCGGGTGAGCGCGGCATTTCTGAAGAACGCTACTTGGAGCTGCAACAGCAGTTCGGCTTTGATCGGCCGATCTATGTGCAGTTCTGGGACTATTTTACTGGGGTTCTGCAGGGCGATTTGGGCAACTCTTTCGTCACCAAACGACCTGTTTGGGATGAGTTCTTCTCGCTCTTCCCGGCGACATTGGAACTGTCTGTCTGCGCGATGATCTTTGCGGTGGCCTTGGGCCTGCCCGCGGGGGTGATTGCCGCCGTGAATCGGGGCAAGTTCTTTGACCGGGCGCTGATGTCGACCGCACTGGTGGGCTATTCGATGCCGATCTTCTGGTGGGCGCTGCTGCTGATTATCGTGTTTTCGGGCAATTTGGGCTGGACGCCGGTCTCGGGCCGGATTGATCTGCTTTATTACTTCCCCGACGCCACTGGCTTTATGCTGATCGACAGTATCGCCTCTGGGCAGAAGGGCGCGTTTGTCTCGGCGGTCAGACACCTGTTGTTGCCGACCATCGTGCTGGGCACCATCCCGCTGGCCGTGATCGCGCGGCAGACCCGTTCGGCCATGCTTGAAGTGCTGGGCGAAGACTACATCCGTACCGCGCGCGCCAAGGGCATGTCTCCGGGCCGGATCAATGGGATCCACGCGCTGCGCAACGCGCTTATTCCCGTCATCACCGTGATCGGCCTCTCGGTCGGAACGCTGCTAGCCGGGGCCATTCTGACCGAGACTATCTTTAGCTGGCCGGGCATCGGCAAGTGGATGGTCGACAGCATTTTCCGCCGCGACTACCCGGTGGTGCAGGGTGGCCTGCTGCTGATCGCCGTCATGGTCATGGTCGTGAACCTCACCGTTGACATGCTCTATGGCATCATCAACCCCAAGATCAGGAAACGCTAA
- a CDS encoding aspartate/glutamate racemase family protein: MTPPVQSESLECRLRADDPVRLGVILLSTDMTFERDAARLIDPDQAALHSARIAFENPTTPDRLRAMTPDLARTASLLVPGVKLSAVAFCCTSASVAIGNPAVREAVGEGLPGVPVITPASAAIAGFAALGVKRVAMLTPYLPDTAAPLAAYFEEQGLKVMRNGAFGLEDDRDMARIDDDSIISAAAALDGPEVEAFFLSCTALRGVDVIDRIEAALGKPVVTSNQALCWALQRMGGLTGRPDGYGRLFDCDMPAAHAQGIIP; the protein is encoded by the coding sequence GTGACACCCCCTGTGCAAAGCGAGAGCCTTGAGTGCCGTTTGCGAGCGGACGATCCGGTGCGTCTGGGCGTCATCCTGCTCTCGACCGATATGACGTTCGAGCGCGACGCGGCGCGGTTGATCGACCCGGACCAAGCCGCACTTCACTCAGCCCGCATCGCCTTTGAAAACCCCACCACCCCCGACCGCCTGCGCGCCATGACCCCCGATCTGGCCCGCACCGCATCGCTGCTGGTGCCGGGCGTGAAGCTTTCGGCAGTGGCCTTTTGCTGCACCTCTGCCTCTGTTGCCATCGGCAATCCTGCGGTGCGTGAAGCCGTCGGCGAAGGGCTCCCCGGCGTGCCGGTCATCACCCCCGCCTCTGCCGCCATCGCGGGCTTTGCAGCACTCGGCGTGAAACGCGTGGCGATGCTGACCCCCTATCTGCCCGACACCGCCGCCCCCCTCGCCGCCTATTTTGAGGAACAGGGCCTCAAGGTCATGCGCAACGGGGCCTTTGGGCTCGAAGACGACCGTGACATGGCGCGGATCGACGACGACAGCATCATCAGCGCCGCAGCCGCATTGGACGGACCAGAGGTTGAGGCCTTCTTCCTCTCCTGCACGGCCCTGCGCGGCGTCGACGTGATCGACCGGATCGAAGCCGCTTTGGGCAAACCGGTCGTGACCTCCAACCAAGCGCTGTGCTGGGCTTTGCAACGGATGGGCGGGCTGACGGGCCGCCCCGATGGCTATGGCCGTTTGTTCGACTGCGACATGCCAGCCGCCCACGCACAAGGCATCATTCCGTGA
- a CDS encoding ABC transporter ATP-binding protein has translation MTAPVMTADALERHYQVGGGFLRKTQTLKAVAGLDFQLHPGKTLAVVGESGCGKSTLARMVTMIEEPTAGSLTLDGKQVRPEDWADLRQHVQIVFQDPYGSLNPRQQIGTILQEPLVINRKDMSKKEREEKAREMLRLVGLRPEHYDRYPHMFSGGQRQRIAVARALMLDPKVLVLDEPVSALDLSIQSAILNLLVDLQEKMQLAYLFISHDLSVVRHVADDVIVMYLGRAVEKGPKDEVFENPRHPYTAALLSATPRADPEGGKERIKLQGELPSPLAIPEGCPFAPRCWKVQDVCRKERPVLEGAPHPAACYFPVDE, from the coding sequence ATGACTGCCCCCGTAATGACCGCCGACGCGCTGGAGCGTCACTATCAGGTTGGTGGCGGCTTCCTGCGCAAGACCCAGACATTGAAGGCCGTCGCGGGCCTCGATTTCCAACTGCACCCCGGCAAAACGCTGGCCGTGGTGGGCGAAAGCGGCTGTGGCAAATCCACGCTGGCGCGCATGGTCACGATGATCGAAGAGCCGACCGCAGGCTCGCTCACGCTCGACGGCAAGCAGGTGCGCCCCGAAGATTGGGCCGACCTGCGCCAGCATGTGCAGATCGTGTTTCAAGACCCCTACGGCTCGCTGAACCCGCGCCAGCAGATCGGCACGATCCTGCAAGAACCGCTGGTGATTAACCGCAAGGACATGTCGAAAAAGGAGCGCGAGGAGAAGGCGCGTGAGATGCTACGGCTGGTCGGGTTGCGGCCCGAACACTACGATCGCTATCCGCATATGTTCTCGGGCGGTCAGCGCCAGCGGATCGCGGTGGCGCGGGCGTTGATGCTGGACCCGAAGGTGCTGGTATTGGACGAGCCGGTCTCGGCTTTGGACCTGTCGATCCAGTCGGCCATTCTGAACCTGTTGGTGGACCTTCAGGAAAAGATGCAGCTGGCCTATCTGTTCATCAGCCACGACCTCAGCGTGGTGCGCCATGTCGCGGATGATGTGATCGTCATGTATCTGGGCCGAGCGGTGGAAAAGGGGCCGAAGGACGAAGTCTTTGAGAACCCGCGCCACCCTTACACCGCGGCGCTGCTCTCCGCGACGCCACGCGCCGATCCCGAAGGCGGCAAGGAACGCATCAAGCTGCAAGGCGAACTGCCCTCCCCACTGGCGATCCCCGAGGGCTGCCCCTTTGCGCCGCGTTGCTGGAAGGTGCAGGACGTCTGCCGGAAAGAGCGCCCCGTGCTTGAGGGGGCACCGCATCCGGCAGCCTGCTACTTCCCCGTCGACGAATGA
- a CDS encoding universal stress protein → MFTHILAPYDGSVNADRALMKAAELSKLTGAKVTLLTIYRHHSMLEASLSMVRVNDPGNIDDAMQAHATEIINHGKQLLKDAGVENVRAFVRSGRPARAVTEFAKKHEADLIVIGSRGLGATGDSYLLGSVSHKVTGLAKCPVLVV, encoded by the coding sequence ATGTTCACCCATATCCTCGCCCCTTATGACGGTTCGGTGAATGCCGACCGTGCGCTGATGAAAGCGGCTGAGCTGTCCAAGCTGACTGGGGCAAAGGTGACATTGCTAACCATTTATCGGCATCATTCGATGTTGGAGGCGTCGCTATCAATGGTGCGGGTGAATGATCCGGGTAACATCGACGACGCGATGCAAGCCCATGCGACCGAGATCATCAACCACGGCAAACAACTGCTAAAAGACGCGGGCGTTGAGAATGTGCGCGCCTTTGTCCGCTCGGGCCGGCCCGCGCGGGCGGTGACCGAATTTGCCAAAAAACACGAGGCCGATCTGATCGTCATCGGCTCGCGCGGGCTGGGGGCCACGGGCGATAGCTATTTGCTGGGCTCCGTGTCACACAAAGTCACGGGGCTGGCGAAATGCCCCGTGCTTGTCGTTTAG
- a CDS encoding TRAP transporter small permease: MTPVTEDNHSSQLQSQTDTTGTDDAPVGPYKSTLPGPLGTIDNAISWLESAMLAAGVLLMATNTIANVVGRFIFQSSIFFSEELNRVLIILITFAGISYAARHGRHIRMSAIFDALPPRPRKVLMIFIAFVTAVFMFGLAWYALQYIMTQAGRGRLLPALQVPVWWTLVWVPFGFFMTGLQYLLTAIKNIIQPDIYLSTNVLEGYDDNEREV, from the coding sequence ATGACGCCGGTGACGGAAGACAACCACAGTTCGCAACTGCAATCGCAGACAGATACCACCGGCACCGACGACGCCCCTGTGGGCCCCTATAAATCCACCCTACCCGGCCCTCTAGGCACGATCGACAATGCGATCAGCTGGCTTGAGTCCGCGATGCTTGCCGCTGGTGTCTTGTTGATGGCGACCAACACCATTGCCAATGTCGTGGGACGCTTCATCTTTCAAAGCTCGATCTTCTTCTCCGAAGAGCTGAACCGCGTCCTGATCATTCTCATCACTTTTGCGGGCATATCCTATGCCGCGCGGCACGGGCGGCATATCCGCATGTCGGCGATTTTCGACGCCCTGCCCCCGCGTCCCCGCAAAGTTCTGATGATCTTTATCGCCTTCGTCACCGCCGTCTTCATGTTCGGCCTTGCGTGGTACGCGCTGCAATACATCATGACCCAAGCAGGACGTGGCCGCTTGCTGCCCGCCTTGCAAGTGCCGGTCTGGTGGACATTGGTTTGGGTCCCCTTCGGCTTTTTCATGACCGGGCTACAGTATCTGCTGACGGCGATCAAAAACATCATTCAGCCGGACATCTACCTCTCGACCAATGTGCTTGAAGGCTATGACGATAACGAGCGGGAGGTCTAA
- a CDS encoding ABC transporter permease subunit, whose protein sequence is MDDALSAEAEMVHARPGRLREFWFYFRENRGAVIGLWIFAVFAFLALFGPWIAPHDATQQFRAATLQPPVWQDGGTWSHILGTDPLGRDMLSRLIVGARYSFFVGIVVVSIAASGGIIVGLISGFAPKWLDSIIMRIMDIILAFPSLLLALVLVAILGPSLTNAMIAIAIVLQPHYVRLTRASVLSERQKDYVTSARVVGAGTLRLMVVTVLPNCLAPIIVQAALSFSTAILDAAALGFLGMGAQPPTPEWGTMLAEAREFILRAWWVVTFPGLAILVTVLAINLMGDGLRDALDPKLKRS, encoded by the coding sequence ATGGACGACGCACTCTCTGCCGAAGCCGAAATGGTACACGCGCGCCCCGGCCGCCTGCGCGAGTTCTGGTTCTATTTCCGCGAAAACCGTGGGGCCGTGATTGGTCTGTGGATCTTTGCTGTCTTCGCATTTCTGGCGCTGTTCGGTCCGTGGATCGCCCCGCATGACGCGACCCAACAGTTCCGCGCAGCCACGCTGCAACCGCCCGTCTGGCAGGACGGCGGCACATGGAGCCACATCCTCGGCACCGACCCGCTGGGCCGTGACATGCTTTCGCGTCTCATCGTCGGCGCGCGCTACTCCTTCTTTGTCGGCATCGTTGTGGTCTCCATCGCCGCCTCCGGCGGGATCATTGTGGGCCTGATCTCAGGCTTCGCGCCGAAATGGCTCGACAGCATCATCATGCGGATCATGGACATCATCTTGGCCTTCCCATCGCTGCTGCTGGCCTTGGTGCTGGTCGCCATCCTCGGGCCATCGCTGACCAACGCGATGATCGCCATCGCCATCGTGCTTCAGCCGCATTACGTGCGCCTGACCCGCGCAAGCGTGCTCTCGGAACGGCAAAAGGACTACGTGACCTCGGCCCGCGTTGTCGGGGCTGGCACCCTGCGGCTGATGGTCGTGACCGTGCTGCCGAACTGCCTTGCGCCGATCATCGTGCAGGCCGCGCTGTCGTTCTCCACCGCGATCCTCGACGCCGCCGCCTTGGGCTTCCTCGGCATGGGTGCACAGCCGCCCACGCCCGAGTGGGGCACCATGCTGGCCGAAGCGCGCGAGTTCATTCTGCGCGCCTGGTGGGTCGTGACCTTCCCCGGCCTTGCGATCCTCGTCACCGTGCTGGCGATCAACCTCATGGGCGACGGGTTGCGCGACGCCCTCGACCCGAAACTAAAGCGGAGCTGA
- a CDS encoding ABC transporter ATP-binding protein — MSLLRIRNLSVDFATASGKFRAVDSVDQDVDTGEILAIVGESGSGKSVSMLALMGLLPWTATVTADELTFDGHDLLKMSNRDRRKIVGNDLAMIFQEPMSSLNPCFPVGWQIKESLRFHLGMNRAERHKRAIELFEQVGIPDPEKRLSVFPHQMSGGMNQRVMIAMAIACKPKLLIADEPTTALDVTIQAQILDLLTSLREETGMGLVLITHDMGVVAETAERVSVQYAGQKIEEQQVLPLFRKPHHPYTSALLDALPERATEKRLPTIPGVVPGQFDRPAGCLFSPRCKFANDKCRAENPPPLSEDLGKARCFYPLNTDERVAS; from the coding sequence ATGTCTCTTCTGCGTATCCGCAACCTCTCGGTCGATTTTGCCACCGCCTCGGGCAAGTTCCGCGCCGTGGACTCGGTTGACCAAGATGTCGACACGGGCGAAATTCTCGCCATTGTCGGCGAAAGTGGCTCGGGCAAATCGGTGTCGATGTTGGCGCTGATGGGCCTGCTGCCTTGGACCGCCACTGTCACCGCCGATGAGCTGACCTTTGACGGCCACGACCTGCTCAAGATGAGCAACCGGGACCGGCGCAAGATCGTGGGCAATGACCTTGCCATGATCTTCCAAGAGCCGATGTCCTCGCTCAATCCCTGTTTTCCGGTGGGCTGGCAGATCAAGGAATCTCTGCGCTTTCACCTTGGCATGAACCGGGCCGAGCGGCACAAGCGGGCGATTGAGCTCTTTGAGCAGGTCGGCATCCCGGACCCGGAAAAGCGCCTGTCGGTCTTCCCGCACCAGATGTCGGGCGGGATGAACCAGCGCGTGATGATCGCCATGGCGATTGCCTGCAAACCGAAGCTGCTGATCGCGGACGAGCCGACAACCGCGCTCGACGTGACCATTCAGGCGCAGATCCTCGACCTGCTGACCTCGCTGCGCGAGGAGACCGGCATGGGCTTGGTCCTGATTACTCACGACATGGGTGTGGTCGCCGAAACCGCCGAGCGTGTGAGCGTGCAATATGCTGGCCAAAAGATCGAAGAGCAGCAGGTGCTGCCGCTCTTCCGCAAGCCGCATCACCCCTATACCTCGGCGCTTTTGGACGCGCTGCCGGAACGCGCGACTGAGAAACGCCTGCCGACGATCCCCGGCGTGGTGCCCGGTCAGTTTGATCGGCCTGCGGGCTGCCTGTTCTCGCCGCGCTGCAAGTTCGCCAACGACAAATGCCGCGCCGAGAACCCGCCACCGCTGAGCGAAGACCTCGGCAAGGCGCGTTGTTTCTATCCGCTCAATACCGATGAAAGGGTCGCGTCATGA
- a CDS encoding TRAP transporter large permease, whose translation MAITIFSVMVVLLLLGFPMMIPLIVGAFVGFYSLFGGFGQLETMVQQMMAGIRPASLIAVPMFIFAADIMTRGQSAGRLIDMVMSFVGHMKGGLAVATAAACTMFGAVSGSTQATVVAVGSPLRPRMLKAGYKDSFVLALIVNSSDIAFLIPPSIGMIIYGVVSNTSIAELFIAGIGPGLLILALFSVYSVIYAYRHNVPTEEKATWGERARAVQQALWPLGFPAIIIGGIYGGVFSPTEAAAACVLYAIFLEMIVFREIDFAGIYETAKSTGLITAVVFILVAAGAAFSWVISFAQIPQAVLTGIGIDSMGPIGVLFVISIAFFIGCMFVDPIVVILVFVPIFAPVVESVGLDPVLVGTVITLQVAIGSATPPFGCDIFTAIAVFKRPYMEVIRGTPPFIIMLLSVSVALIFFPQIALFLRDLAFAK comes from the coding sequence ATGGCCATTACCATTTTCTCTGTCATGGTCGTCCTTCTGCTCTTGGGCTTTCCCATGATGATCCCGCTGATCGTCGGGGCATTCGTTGGTTTCTATTCCCTTTTCGGTGGCTTCGGCCAGCTCGAGACGATGGTGCAGCAGATGATGGCAGGTATCAGGCCAGCCTCATTAATCGCAGTGCCAATGTTCATCTTTGCCGCTGACATTATGACGCGCGGCCAGTCTGCCGGGCGGTTGATCGATATGGTGATGTCCTTCGTCGGCCATATGAAGGGCGGTCTTGCCGTTGCCACCGCAGCAGCTTGTACAATGTTCGGCGCGGTGTCGGGTTCTACTCAGGCGACGGTTGTTGCCGTGGGCTCTCCCCTCCGGCCCCGGATGCTCAAGGCGGGCTATAAAGACAGTTTCGTGTTGGCGCTCATCGTCAACTCGTCCGATATCGCCTTCCTGATCCCGCCCTCCATCGGGATGATCATCTATGGCGTCGTCTCTAACACCTCGATTGCAGAACTGTTTATCGCGGGCATCGGGCCGGGCCTGCTGATCCTCGCGCTGTTTTCGGTCTATTCGGTGATCTACGCCTACCGCCACAACGTCCCCACCGAAGAGAAAGCCACATGGGGCGAGCGTGCCCGCGCGGTACAACAAGCGCTTTGGCCGCTGGGCTTCCCGGCGATCATCATCGGCGGCATCTACGGCGGTGTCTTCTCTCCGACAGAGGCGGCGGCGGCTTGTGTGCTCTATGCCATCTTCCTTGAGATGATCGTCTTTCGTGAGATCGACTTTGCTGGCATCTATGAGACGGCGAAATCCACCGGGCTGATCACTGCCGTGGTCTTCATCCTTGTTGCGGCGGGCGCGGCCTTCTCTTGGGTGATCTCCTTCGCGCAGATCCCCCAAGCGGTGCTGACCGGCATCGGCATCGACAGCATGGGGCCGATTGGCGTGCTTTTCGTCATATCCATCGCCTTTTTCATCGGCTGTATGTTCGTGGACCCGATCGTGGTGATCCTCGTCTTCGTGCCGATTTTTGCGCCGGTGGTGGAATCGGTCGGCCTCGACCCGGTGCTGGTCGGTACGGTCATCACGCTTCAGGTTGCCATCGGCTCGGCCACGCCGCCCTTCGGCTGTGATATCTTCACCGCCATCGCGGTCTTTAAACGGCCCTATATGGAGGTGATCCGCGGCACCCCGCCCTTCATCATCATGCTGCTGAGCGTGTCTGTCGCGCTGATCTTCTTCCCACAAATCGCCCTGTTCCTGCGCGATCTGGCCTTTGCGAAATAA
- the dctP gene encoding TRAP transporter substrate-binding protein DctP: protein MAIFKTVITGGILAAVTSVAGAASADTWRYAFEEALDEVQGKYAQKFKEEVEANSDHEVQLFPYGTLGESVDTMEQAQAGILQFVDQSPGFTGALIPEAQVFFVPYLLPQDPEQLNEFFRTSKAINEMFPELYAEQGLELLKMFPEGEVCMTTQEPVKTPEDLNEVKFRVMTNPLLVESYKAFGATPTPLPWGEVYGAMQTGIIQGQENPGFYLESTKMYEVTEVITCIGHNNFTTAVMANKDFYDGLSDEDKEVVQNASDAAFDYILEYQSGLQEKSLENIAKAKPDMQINILSEEERQPFKDKAASVEEAFIEMTGDSGKEILEQFKADLEAVK, encoded by the coding sequence ATGGCTATTTTCAAGACCGTAATCACCGGGGGTATCCTCGCAGCCGTGACGAGTGTTGCAGGCGCGGCCTCTGCCGACACATGGCGCTATGCATTCGAAGAAGCGCTTGACGAAGTGCAGGGCAAATACGCCCAGAAGTTCAAAGAAGAAGTTGAAGCGAACTCCGACCACGAAGTTCAGCTTTTCCCATACGGCACCTTGGGTGAATCCGTTGACACGATGGAGCAGGCGCAGGCCGGCATCCTTCAGTTCGTCGACCAGTCCCCCGGCTTCACCGGCGCGCTGATCCCCGAGGCGCAGGTGTTCTTCGTGCCTTACCTGCTGCCGCAGGACCCCGAGCAGCTCAACGAGTTCTTCCGCACTTCCAAGGCGATCAACGAGATGTTCCCCGAGCTCTATGCCGAGCAGGGTCTGGAGCTTCTCAAAATGTTCCCCGAAGGCGAAGTCTGCATGACCACGCAAGAGCCGGTCAAAACGCCCGAAGACCTCAACGAGGTGAAATTCCGCGTCATGACCAACCCGCTCTTGGTGGAAAGCTACAAAGCCTTTGGTGCCACGCCAACACCGCTGCCATGGGGCGAAGTCTATGGCGCGATGCAGACCGGCATCATCCAAGGTCAGGAAAACCCGGGCTTCTATCTGGAATCCACCAAGATGTATGAGGTGACCGAGGTCATCACCTGCATCGGCCACAACAACTTCACCACCGCTGTGATGGCCAACAAGGATTTCTATGACGGCCTGTCCGATGAGGACAAAGAGGTTGTGCAGAACGCCTCTGACGCGGCATTCGACTATATCCTCGAATACCAGTCCGGCCTGCAAGAAAAGTCGCTGGAAAACATCGCCAAGGCGAAGCCCGACATGCAGATCAACATCCTGTCCGAAGAAGAGCGCCAACCCTTCAAAGACAAGGCCGCATCCGTCGAAGAAGCCTTCATCGAAATGACAGGCGACAGCGGCAAAGAGATTCTTGAGCAATTCAAGGCCGACCTCGAAGCCGTCAAATAA